A portion of the Bacteroides faecium genome contains these proteins:
- the tnpB gene encoding IS66 family insertion sequence element accessory protein TnpB produces MCSVLVFSNESEKLRSLLSESNHFDSVLFIFDGGRRYKVSASSLGIHSPQDLLLPLGLGLFRSSPFWSYYLYPQGCNFHKGIDGLCGEVIRHTGSYVSEQSCHIFLDRSRSRLHILYRCDDEYRLECRRLNHGSFLLKKDERKRDFLQISWNRLNELLTVKKYRKTVEK; encoded by the coding sequence ATGTGTTCAGTCTTAGTATTTTCTAATGAAAGTGAAAAGCTGCGTAGTCTCTTGTCTGAGTCTAATCATTTTGATTCTGTTCTTTTCATATTTGATGGTGGTCGTCGTTATAAAGTATCGGCTTCCAGTCTTGGTATCCATTCCCCTCAGGACCTACTTCTCCCTTTAGGTCTTGGTCTTTTCCGTAGCAGTCCTTTCTGGTCTTATTACCTTTATCCCCAAGGTTGTAATTTCCATAAAGGAATTGACGGTCTTTGTGGTGAGGTCATCCGGCACACGGGTTCTTACGTGTCAGAGCAGAGCTGCCATATTTTTCTTGACCGTTCCCGTAGCAGGTTGCATATCCTTTATCGGTGCGACGATGAATACCGTCTGGAATGCCGTCGTCTGAACCACGGTTCTTTCCTCTTGAAAAAGGACGAACGGAAGAGGGATTTTCTTCAAATTTCCTGGAATCGCCTGAATGAGCTGCTTACTGTTAAAAAGTATCGGAAAACAGTTGAAAAGTAA
- a CDS encoding V-type ATP synthase subunit D, with protein MAIKFQYNKTSLQQLEKQLKVRVRTLPIIKNKESALRMEVKRCKTEAADLEDRLEQQIQAYEAMFALWNEFDASLIKVNDVHLGVKKIAGVRVPLLENVEFEIRPYSMFNAPKWYADGIHLLEELAHTAIEREFMLAKLNLLEHARKKTTQKVNLFEKVQIPGYQDALRKIKRFMEDEENLSKSSQKIMKSHQEKRKEVEA; from the coding sequence GTGGCTATAAAGTTTCAATATAACAAAACCTCTCTTCAGCAGCTCGAAAAGCAACTGAAAGTGCGGGTGCGTACGCTTCCTATCATTAAGAATAAGGAAAGCGCTCTCCGCATGGAAGTGAAACGCTGCAAAACGGAAGCGGCTGATTTGGAGGATAGGCTCGAACAACAGATTCAAGCCTATGAAGCCATGTTCGCCCTTTGGAATGAGTTTGACGCTTCATTAATAAAGGTAAATGATGTTCATCTTGGTGTAAAGAAAATTGCGGGTGTGCGTGTGCCGTTGCTCGAAAATGTAGAATTCGAGATACGTCCGTACAGTATGTTTAACGCTCCCAAGTGGTATGCCGATGGTATCCATCTTTTGGAAGAGCTTGCTCATACGGCAATTGAACGTGAATTTATGCTCGCCAAGCTGAATTTGTTAGAACATGCAAGGAAAAAGACCACTCAGAAAGTAAACCTTTTTGAGAAGGTTCAGATACCGGGCTATCAGGATGCATTGCGAAAGATCAAGCGATTTATGGAAGATGAAGAAAACCTGTCGAAGTCTTCGCAAAAGATCATGAAGTCCCATCAAGAAAAAAGGAAGGAGGTAGAGGCATGA
- a CDS encoding V-type ATP synthase subunit A — protein sequence MATKGTVSGVIANMVTLVVDGPVAQNEICYISTGGDKLMAEVIKVVGSHVYVQVFESTRGLKVGAEAEFTGHMLEVTLGPGMLSKNYDGLQNDLDKMDGVFLKRGQYTYPLDKERVWHFVPLVNVGDKVQASAWLGQVDENFQPLKIMAPFTMEGTATVKTIMPEGDYKIEDTIAILTDEEGNDIPVTMIQRWPVKRAMTNYKEKPRPFKLLETGVRVIDTLNPIVEGGTGFIPGPFGTGKTVLQHAISKQAEADIVIIAACGERANEVVEIFTEFPELVDPHTGRKLMERTIIIANTSNMPVAAREASVYTAMSLAEYYRSMGLKVLLMADSTSRWAQALREMSNRMEELPGPDAFPMDISAIISNFYGRAGYVKLSNDETGSITFIGTVSPAGGNLKEPVTENTKKVARCFYALEQDRADKKRYPAVNPIDSYSKYIEYPEFEEYIKGHINGEWIGKVNELKTRLQRGKEIAEQINILGDDGVPVEYHVTFWKSELIDFVILQQDAFDEIDAVTPMERQEDILNMIIDICHTEFEFDNFNDVMDYFKKMINVCKQMNYSKFKSEEYEGFQKQLKELIAERSIQS from the coding sequence ATGGCAACAAAAGGAACTGTTAGTGGCGTTATTGCCAACATGGTGACCCTCGTCGTTGACGGACCGGTAGCTCAGAATGAGATTTGTTATATCTCGACCGGTGGCGATAAGTTGATGGCGGAGGTGATTAAGGTTGTAGGTTCACACGTATATGTCCAGGTGTTTGAGAGCACCCGCGGACTGAAAGTGGGAGCGGAAGCCGAATTTACAGGACACATGCTCGAAGTGACGTTAGGTCCGGGTATGTTATCGAAAAACTACGACGGTCTGCAAAATGACCTCGACAAGATGGACGGAGTTTTCCTGAAGAGAGGACAATATACGTATCCGTTGGATAAAGAACGTGTATGGCATTTCGTTCCATTGGTGAATGTCGGTGACAAAGTGCAGGCTTCTGCATGGTTGGGACAGGTGGACGAAAACTTCCAGCCGTTGAAAATTATGGCTCCGTTCACTATGGAGGGAACGGCTACTGTTAAAACTATCATGCCGGAAGGTGACTATAAGATAGAAGATACGATTGCTATCCTGACGGATGAAGAAGGAAACGATATCCCTGTGACTATGATTCAGAGATGGCCTGTAAAACGTGCCATGACGAACTACAAGGAAAAACCGCGTCCGTTCAAATTGCTGGAAACCGGTGTACGTGTAATTGATACGCTGAATCCGATAGTGGAAGGTGGTACAGGTTTTATCCCCGGCCCGTTCGGTACAGGTAAGACAGTGCTTCAGCACGCTATCTCCAAACAGGCGGAAGCGGATATCGTTATTATCGCTGCTTGCGGTGAGCGTGCGAATGAGGTTGTGGAAATCTTTACGGAGTTCCCCGAACTGGTCGACCCGCACACAGGACGTAAGTTGATGGAGCGTACTATCATCATCGCCAATACTTCCAACATGCCGGTGGCTGCCCGTGAAGCATCTGTATATACAGCGATGTCACTGGCAGAATATTACCGTTCGATGGGATTGAAGGTTCTGTTGATGGCGGACTCTACTTCCCGTTGGGCACAGGCTTTGCGTGAGATGTCCAATCGTATGGAAGAGTTGCCTGGACCGGATGCATTCCCGATGGATATTTCGGCTATCATCTCCAACTTCTACGGTCGTGCGGGATATGTGAAACTCAGCAATGACGAAACGGGTTCTATTACGTTCATCGGTACGGTGTCGCCCGCCGGTGGTAACTTGAAAGAGCCGGTAACTGAAAATACGAAGAAGGTAGCCCGTTGTTTCTATGCTTTGGAACAGGATCGTGCCGATAAGAAACGTTATCCGGCTGTGAATCCGATTGATTCTTATTCCAAATATATCGAATATCCGGAATTTGAGGAATATATCAAGGGGCATATCAACGGTGAATGGATTGGCAAGGTAAATGAACTCAAAACTCGTCTGCAACGTGGTAAGGAAATCGCCGAACAGATCAATATCCTCGGTGACGACGGTGTACCGGTAGAATACCATGTTACTTTCTGGAAATCGGAATTGATTGACTTCGTTATCCTGCAACAGGATGCTTTCGACGAAATCGACGCCGTTACTCCGATGGAACGCCAGGAAGATATTCTGAATATGATTATCGACATCTGTCATACGGAATTTGAATTTGATAACTTCAATGATGTAATGGATTACTTCAAGAAGATGATTAATGTCTGTAAGCAGATGAACTACTCGAAGTTCAAATCAGAGGAGTATGAAGGATTCCAGAAGCAACTGAAGGAATTGATTGCCGAAAGAAGCATCCAATCGTAA
- a CDS encoding ATP-binding protein: MSNKIYPIGIQNFESLRQDGYFYIDKTALVYQMVKTGRYYFLSRPRRFGKSLLISTLEAYFQGKKELFEGLAVEKLEKDWIKYPILHLDLNIEKYDTPESLDKILNDNLEYWESQYGTRPSETSFSLRFAGVIQRACEKTGQRVVILVDEYDKPMLQAIGNEELQKQFRNTLKPFYGALKTKDGYIKFAFLTGVTKFGKVSVFSDLNNLDDISMWNEYVEICGVSEREIHENLETELHEFAAARGITYDELCEELRKCYDGYHFTHNSIGMYNPFSLLNAFKRKEFGSYWFETGTPTYLVKLLKKHHYDLERMAHEETDAQVLNSIDSESTNPIPVIYQSGYLTIKGYDERFGMYRLGFPNREVEEGFVRFLLPFYANVNKVESPFEIQKFVREVESGDYNSFFRRLQSFFADTTYEVIRDQELHYENVLFIVFKLVGFYVNVEYKTSDGRIDLVLQTDKFIYIMEFKLNGTAEEALQQINDKHYALPFEMDGRKLFKIGVNFSAETRNIEKWIVES; this comes from the coding sequence ATGAGCAATAAAATTTATCCTATCGGTATTCAGAATTTCGAAAGCCTTCGTCAGGATGGCTATTTCTATATTGATAAAACGGCATTGGTATATCAAATGGTCAAGACTGGGCGTTATTACTTCTTGAGTCGTCCGCGCCGTTTCGGAAAGAGTCTGCTCATTTCTACCCTAGAGGCTTACTTTCAAGGAAAAAAGGAACTGTTTGAAGGGTTGGCAGTGGAAAAGTTGGAAAAGGACTGGATAAAATATCCTATACTGCATCTGGATCTTAATATCGAAAAGTATGATACGCCGGAAAGTCTGGATAAAATATTGAATGATAATCTGGAATATTGGGAAAGCCAATACGGCACCCGTCCGTCCGAGACATCTTTTTCTCTGCGCTTTGCCGGTGTTATTCAGCGTGCTTGTGAGAAGACCGGACAACGTGTCGTTATTCTGGTTGATGAGTATGACAAGCCTATGCTGCAAGCCATTGGTAATGAAGAACTCCAAAAGCAATTCCGAAATACCTTGAAGCCATTTTATGGAGCTTTGAAGACGAAGGACGGGTATATAAAGTTTGCATTCCTCACCGGTGTAACAAAGTTTGGCAAAGTCAGTGTATTCAGTGACTTGAATAACCTGGATGATATTTCAATGTGGAATGAGTATGTCGAAATTTGTGGTGTCAGCGAGCGTGAAATCCACGAAAATCTGGAAACAGAACTCCATGAATTTGCAGCAGCGCGAGGAATAACGTATGATGAACTCTGTGAGGAACTGAGAAAGTGCTATGACGGCTATCATTTTACTCACAATTCAATAGGCATGTACAATCCGTTCAGCCTGCTTAACGCTTTCAAGCGCAAGGAGTTCGGCAGTTATTGGTTTGAGACGGGTACGCCTACCTATCTGGTGAAATTGCTTAAAAAACATCATTATGACCTGGAACGGATGGCGCATGAAGAAACCGATGCCCAGGTTCTGAATAGTATAGACTCTGAATCCACTAACCCCATTCCAGTGATTTATCAGAGCGGATATCTCACTATTAAGGGATATGATGAACGTTTTGGTATGTATCGTTTAGGTTTTCCCAACCGTGAAGTGGAAGAAGGGTTTGTCCGTTTCCTACTTCCTTTTTATGCGAATGTAAATAAGGTAGAGTCACCTTTTGAGATTCAGAAGTTTGTCCGTGAAGTGGAATCGGGTGATTATAACTCTTTCTTCCGTCGCCTGCAGAGTTTCTTTGCGGATACTACCTACGAAGTGATCCGTGACCAGGAATTGCATTACGAGAACGTGCTTTTCATCGTTTTTAAACTGGTTGGTTTTTATGTCAACGTGGAATATAAAACGAGTGACGGACGCATCGACCTCGTCCTGCAGACTGATAAGTTTATCTATATAATGGAATTTAAGCTGAACGGCACGGCGGAAGAGGCTTTACAACAGATTAACGACAAGCATTACGCCCTTCCTTTCGAAATGGACGGACGCAAACTCTTTAAAATAGGCGTAAACTTCAGTGCGGAAACCCGCAATATCGAAAAGTGGATTGTTGAATCCTGA
- a CDS encoding DUF2569 family protein → MNTQNLTPLTPQKDRQVHGWLSFFLFVVGFGAAITVVVSIANFSLDAYDTGAGAFLTYFIALIDIAYTLGIAGLAIYTILAFLHKRSNAVFLGKSYLVVIFLSNVLQLLGGDYDDYGLGSLSQIVRALILGVIWFVYLCLSEQVSDLFPKEERKILGRDKYIVGSLVLTPVILWGILLLAYLGSVSTPMDVSLGYGEYSDGTVVFCAPENALCEKTDTLDNVYHTLVMGDSIWGTVIGVYDTNTGEEYFKECVDSWRDTELDGYDFSVLDTHKEVINGSIMRMQSVKYETRPSLIWQFSILFSPETGKACIASLYSTTEETENIMNALMSSVRFK, encoded by the coding sequence ATGAACACACAAAATCTTACTCCTTTGACACCGCAAAAAGACAGACAAGTTCATGGCTGGCTTTCATTTTTTCTTTTTGTTGTAGGTTTCGGTGCGGCAATAACTGTTGTTGTTTCGATTGCTAATTTTTCCTTAGATGCTTATGATACGGGAGCAGGAGCTTTCTTGACCTATTTTATAGCATTAATTGATATTGCTTACACTTTGGGAATTGCCGGATTGGCTATTTATACCATACTAGCTTTTCTCCATAAGCGTTCGAACGCGGTTTTCTTAGGGAAAAGTTATCTAGTCGTGATTTTCCTTTCCAATGTCTTACAATTATTAGGTGGTGATTATGATGATTATGGCTTAGGAAGTCTTTCACAGATTGTACGAGCTTTGATTTTGGGGGTTATTTGGTTTGTTTATCTCTGTTTGTCGGAGCAAGTTTCTGATTTGTTTCCCAAAGAAGAACGGAAAATCTTAGGTAGGGATAAATATATAGTCGGCTCTTTAGTGTTAACTCCTGTAATTCTATGGGGGATTTTATTGTTAGCTTATTTGGGTAGTGTCTCTACCCCGATGGATGTATCCTTGGGATATGGTGAGTATAGTGATGGTACTGTTGTTTTCTGTGCACCAGAAAATGCCCTTTGTGAAAAGACAGATACACTTGATAATGTGTATCATACTCTTGTAATGGGTGATAGCATATGGGGAACCGTGATTGGGGTTTATGATACTAATACAGGTGAAGAATATTTCAAAGAGTGTGTTGATTCATGGCGTGATACAGAATTGGATGGTTACGATTTCTCAGTGCTTGATACACATAAAGAAGTGATAAATGGAAGCATTATGCGTATGCAATCTGTGAAATATGAAACTCGTCCATCGTTAATCTGGCAATTCTCTATATTGTTCAGTCCTGAAACGGGTAAGGCATGCATCGCTTCTTTGTATTCCACAACAGAGGAGACTGAAAATATAATGAATGCTCTTATGTCTTCCGTGCGTTTTAAATAG
- the tnpC gene encoding IS66 family transposase has translation MKEPVITLTLEEYEELRKERERLEKEHAELQRKYEASLQEYSRQAGEISACTAVIADLRWKLADLTRRLWGKSSEKRHLPEDASQLSICFESPSDVNDPVAEEQKIAEKSVKSENGYNRFRKSFTQKITPHARKPIDPSLPREEIIIPMPEGLSLEGATKLGEEVSEQYAVSPARFYVRRIIRPKYRLADGRIMTAPMPVMAHPHSNASESILSHIATAKYYDHLPLHRQLDIFEREGIHLSPSTVSNWMMAAAQRLEPVYNELRELVKDSYYVMADETPHPVLESDRPGALHRGYMWNFYLPRFHTPFFEYHKGRGSSGIDTLLAGQVRVVQSDGFAVYDEFDTLPGKLHLCCWAHVRRKFVEAEGNDPPRARHALEQIGRLYAVEEKISIEHLEGGAVVKLRREESYPIIKGLEKWCKEEYEHTVEKSPIAKAIFYMYTRFEQLSGYVNDAQFCIDNNPVERSIRPLTLNRKNTLFSGSHEAAHAAAIFFSLMGCCRENKVNPKLWMQDVLIRVQEKEREEKNDYSDLLPFNWKG, from the coding sequence GTGAAAGAACCAGTCATTACCCTTACTTTGGAAGAGTACGAAGAGTTGCGCAAGGAACGTGAACGTCTTGAAAAGGAGCATGCGGAACTTCAGAGAAAATACGAAGCCTCTTTGCAGGAGTATTCCCGCCAGGCCGGGGAAATCTCAGCCTGTACAGCCGTCATAGCTGACTTGAGATGGAAATTGGCTGACTTGACACGCCGTTTATGGGGTAAATCCAGTGAAAAACGTCATCTTCCCGAAGATGCCAGCCAATTGAGCATCTGTTTCGAATCCCCGTCCGATGTCAATGACCCGGTAGCGGAAGAACAGAAAATAGCTGAGAAATCTGTCAAATCGGAGAATGGTTACAACCGTTTCCGTAAGAGCTTCACCCAAAAGATTACTCCCCACGCCCGTAAGCCCATCGACCCGTCCCTTCCCCGTGAGGAAATCATCATTCCCATGCCGGAAGGTCTTTCCCTGGAGGGAGCGACAAAGCTGGGGGAGGAAGTGAGCGAACAATATGCCGTCAGCCCTGCGCGATTCTATGTGAGACGCATCATCCGCCCTAAATACCGACTTGCCGACGGTCGTATCATGACTGCTCCCATGCCCGTAATGGCACACCCTCACAGCAATGCGTCGGAAAGTATACTGTCCCACATTGCTACCGCCAAATATTACGATCATCTGCCTCTGCACAGACAGCTGGACATTTTTGAGCGTGAAGGCATCCATCTGAGTCCTTCCACCGTAAGTAACTGGATGATGGCCGCCGCACAGCGTCTGGAGCCGGTCTATAATGAGCTTCGTGAACTGGTCAAGGACAGTTATTACGTCATGGCCGATGAGACGCCCCATCCCGTACTTGAAAGCGACCGTCCCGGTGCCCTTCACCGCGGGTATATGTGGAACTTCTATCTGCCCCGGTTCCATACCCCCTTCTTTGAATATCACAAGGGACGTGGCAGCAGTGGAATAGACACACTGCTGGCAGGACAGGTCCGGGTGGTACAGAGTGACGGTTTTGCAGTATATGACGAGTTCGACACGCTACCCGGAAAGTTGCACCTGTGCTGCTGGGCACACGTCAGGCGCAAGTTTGTGGAAGCGGAAGGAAATGACCCTCCCAGAGCAAGGCATGCACTTGAACAAATAGGCAGACTGTATGCTGTGGAGGAGAAAATCAGCATAGAACATCTGGAAGGCGGGGCTGTAGTAAAGCTTCGCCGGGAAGAATCGTACCCTATTATCAAAGGACTGGAAAAATGGTGCAAGGAGGAATATGAACATACGGTTGAGAAATCGCCTATTGCCAAGGCCATATTCTATATGTACACACGATTTGAACAACTGTCCGGATATGTCAACGATGCACAATTCTGCATTGACAATAATCCGGTGGAGCGTTCTATAAGACCATTGACTTTGAACAGAAAAAACACTCTTTTCTCCGGTTCACATGAGGCGGCACATGCAGCGGCAATATTCTTTTCACTGATGGGATGTTGCAGGGAAAATAAGGTGAACCCAAAACTATGGATGCAGGACGTGTTGATCAGGGTACAGGAGAAAGAAAGAGAAGAGAAAAACGACTACTCCGATTTACTGCCATTTAATTGGAAAGGATAA
- a CDS encoding DUF2764 domain-containing protein, with the protein MSSKYYYLVAGLPELSLEDSKLSYTVADFKTEIYNGLSASDQKLIDLFYLKFDNANVLRLLKDKEAEIDKRGNYSAEELTEYISILREGGEISPKEFPAYLSTFIIDYLNTPAESTVLHEDHLAALYYEYAMKCGNKFVSAWFEFNLNINNILVAFTSRKFKWDIASNVVGNTEICEALRTSSARDFGLSGEVDVFESLVKISEITELVEREKKLDALRWNWMEDAIFFDYFTIERIFAFLLKLEMIERWISLDKERGNQLFRSIIESLKNEVQIPAEFR; encoded by the coding sequence ATGAGTAGTAAGTACTATTACTTGGTAGCAGGTTTGCCGGAACTTTCGCTGGAAGACAGCAAACTGAGCTATACAGTAGCCGACTTTAAAACTGAAATCTACAACGGATTGTCTGCTTCGGACCAGAAGTTGATTGACTTGTTTTATCTGAAGTTTGACAACGCGAATGTGTTGAGACTTCTCAAAGATAAGGAAGCGGAAATCGACAAACGGGGAAACTACTCTGCTGAGGAACTCACCGAATACATTTCTATTCTAAGAGAAGGCGGAGAAATCAGTCCTAAAGAATTTCCGGCTTATCTTTCTACATTTATCATTGATTATTTGAATACACCTGCCGAAAGCACGGTATTGCACGAAGACCATCTGGCTGCATTGTATTATGAATATGCCATGAAATGTGGGAATAAGTTTGTTTCTGCCTGGTTTGAATTCAACCTCAACATCAATAATATCCTTGTCGCATTTACGAGCCGTAAATTCAAATGGGATATTGCTTCCAATGTCGTAGGAAACACGGAGATATGCGAAGCTTTGCGTACGTCGAGTGCCCGCGACTTCGGATTGTCCGGCGAGGTGGATGTTTTTGAATCGTTGGTGAAAATCAGTGAGATTACGGAATTGGTGGAACGTGAGAAGAAACTCGACGCTTTGCGGTGGAACTGGATGGAAGATGCCATCTTCTTTGATTATTTCACCATTGAACGCATTTTCGCTTTCTTGTTGAAGCTGGAAATGATTGAACGGTGGATTTCATTGGATAAGGAGAGAGGAAATCAGTTGTTCAGAAGCATCATCGAATCGCTGAAGAACGAAGTGCAGATCCCTGCAGAATTCAGATAA
- a CDS encoding V-type ATP synthase subunit E family protein produces the protein MENKIQELTDKIYREGVEKGNEEAQRLIANAQEEAKKIIEDARKEAESIVNSSRKSADELVENTKSELKLFAGQAVNALKSEVATMVTDKLVTTSVKDFAQDKDYLNAFIVALASKWSVDEPIVISTADAESLKKYFAAHAKALLDKGVTIQQVNGIKTLFTVSPADGSYKVNFGEEEFMNYFKAFLRPQLVEMLF, from the coding sequence ATGGAAAACAAAATTCAAGAGTTGACCGATAAGATTTATCGTGAAGGCGTGGAAAAAGGAAACGAAGAAGCGCAGAGACTTATCGCGAATGCTCAGGAAGAAGCAAAAAAAATCATTGAGGATGCTCGCAAAGAAGCAGAATCAATTGTAAATTCCTCTCGTAAATCTGCCGATGAATTGGTGGAAAATACAAAATCAGAGTTAAAACTGTTTGCCGGTCAGGCTGTAAATGCACTCAAATCCGAGGTGGCTACTATGGTAACTGACAAGTTAGTAACTACTTCTGTGAAAGATTTCGCACAGGATAAAGATTATCTGAATGCGTTTATCGTTGCATTGGCTTCCAAATGGAGCGTTGACGAACCTATCGTTATCTCGACAGCCGACGCCGAATCACTGAAAAAGTATTTTGCAGCTCATGCGAAAGCTTTGTTGGATAAGGGAGTGACTATACAGCAAGTAAACGGTATCAAGACTTTATTCACCGTTTCTCCTGCGGACGGTTCCTATAAGGTGAACTTCGGAGAAGAAGAATTCATGAATTACTTCAAAGCGTTCTTGCGTCCTCAATTAGTAGAAATGCTATTTTAA
- a CDS encoding V-type ATP synthase subunit B: MATKAFQKIYTKITQITKATCSLKATGVGYDELATVNGKLAQVVKIAGDDVTLQVFEGTEGIPTNAEVVFLGKSPTLKVSEQLAGRFFNAFGDPIDGGPEIEGQEVEIGGPSVNPVRRKQPSELIATGIAGIDLNNTLVSGQKIPFFADPDQPFNQVMANVALRAETDKIILGGMGMTNDDYLYFKNVFSNAGALDRIVSFMNTTENPPVERLLIPDMALTAAEYFAVNNNEKVLVLLTDMTSYADALAIVSNRMDQIPSKDSMPGSLYSDLAKIYEKAVQFPSGGSITIIAVTTLSGGDITHAVPDNTGYITEGQLFLRRDSDIGKVIVDPFRSLSRLKQLVTGKKTRKDHPQVMNAAVRLYADAANAKTKMENGFDLTNYDERTLAFAKDYSNQLLAIDVNLDTTEMLDVAWGLLGRYFRPEEVNIKKDLVDQYWPKGE; the protein is encoded by the coding sequence ATGGCAACAAAAGCTTTTCAAAAGATATATACCAAGATTACTCAGATTACCAAGGCTACTTGTTCGCTGAAAGCGACGGGAGTAGGGTATGACGAGCTTGCCACTGTGAACGGTAAACTGGCACAGGTGGTTAAGATTGCCGGTGACGATGTCACTCTGCAGGTATTTGAAGGTACGGAAGGTATTCCTACCAATGCCGAGGTGGTGTTCCTTGGCAAATCGCCTACATTGAAAGTAAGCGAGCAGTTGGCAGGACGTTTCTTCAACGCTTTCGGTGACCCGATTGACGGCGGTCCGGAGATTGAGGGACAGGAAGTGGAAATCGGCGGACCTTCTGTGAATCCGGTTCGACGCAAACAACCGTCGGAACTGATTGCAACGGGTATTGCCGGTATTGACTTGAACAATACGCTGGTATCCGGTCAGAAGATTCCGTTCTTTGCCGACCCCGACCAGCCTTTCAACCAGGTAATGGCAAACGTGGCGTTGCGTGCTGAAACGGATAAGATTATCCTGGGCGGTATGGGTATGACGAATGACGACTACCTGTACTTTAAGAATGTATTCTCTAATGCAGGTGCGCTCGACCGTATCGTGAGCTTCATGAACACGACCGAGAATCCGCCGGTAGAACGTCTGTTGATTCCGGACATGGCACTGACTGCTGCCGAATATTTTGCAGTAAACAACAATGAGAAAGTCCTGGTTCTGTTGACGGATATGACCAGCTACGCCGATGCGTTGGCAATCGTATCCAACCGTATGGACCAGATTCCTTCGAAAGACTCTATGCCGGGTTCGCTTTATTCGGATTTGGCGAAGATTTACGAGAAGGCGGTACAGTTCCCTTCGGGCGGTTCAATTACGATTATCGCGGTGACTACTTTGTCCGGTGGCGATATTACGCACGCTGTACCTGATAATACGGGGTATATCACGGAAGGTCAGTTGTTCCTGCGTCGTGATAGCGATATCGGTAAGGTTATTGTTGACCCGTTCCGTTCGTTATCCCGTCTGAAACAGTTGGTTACGGGTAAGAAGACACGTAAAGACCATCCGCAGGTGATGAATGCCGCCGTACGTCTGTACGCCGATGCTGCCAATGCCAAGACGAAGATGGAAAACGGTTTCGACCTGACGAACTACGACGAACGTACATTGGCCTTCGCAAAGGATTATTCGAATCAGTTGTTGGCTATTGATGTCAATCTGGATACTACTGAAATGCTGGATGTAGCTTGGGGCTTGCTCGGCAGATACTTCCGCCCGGAAGAAGTAAATATCAAGAAAGACCTTGTTGACCAATACTGGCCAAAAGGCGAATAA